In one window of Bemisia tabaci chromosome 6, PGI_BMITA_v3 DNA:
- the LOC109038575 gene encoding uncharacterized protein has translation MQGDKHEAVTVSMKSRHNINTATDSGAMLIYVNLNREYFSHYRFQKWLEALRLPSVKRSTQRVCSLHFKEEDFLVFSPFIKRLNADAIPSADLFNWTLHEVSSNSCNANATFAVSSTATSVLSPNSPHVNKKFITKTYELKSKRSAADNSLKNNKLVNSRPGSERSHVSAICSPENINLMKESQSETTAAVSLSENIVASPFLKAREEVEAGLIFSPGNNIFTVTSSDHTRNPNPQHAFSAQQSLKRLRDDESNATTNKSSLQGNGCSEQESPAQLPLKRHRDDNGEASTTST, from the exons TATATGTAAATTTAAATAgggaatatttttctcattataggtttcaaaaatggcttgaagCCCTTCGTCTTCCTTCTGTGAAGAGATCAACTCAACGGGTTTGCTCTCTTCATTTCAAGGAGGAAGACTTCCTCGTTTTTTCTCCGTTCATCAAGAGACTAAATGCTGATGCCATACCAAGTGCTGACCTGTTTAACTGGACCCTGCATGAGGTATCAAGTAACTCATGTAACGCGAATGCAACCTTCGCTGTTTCTTCTACAGCCACATCTGTTCTGTCACCAAACTCGCCTCATGTTAATAAGAAATTTATCACAAAAACCTATG AGCTTAAAAGTAAGAGATCAGCAGCTGACAATAGTCTTAAGAACAATAAGTTAGTGAATTCAAGACCGGGGTCTGAAAGATCCCATGTATCTGCCATCTGCAGCCCTGAAAATATAA ATCTAATGAAAGAAAGCCAATCTGAAACAACTGCAGCTGTCAGTCTGTctgaaaacattgttgccagCCCCTTCTTGAAAGCCAGAGAAGAAGTAGAAGCAGGGTTGATTTTCTCTCCCGGAAATAATATTTTCACTGTCACAAGCTCTGACCACACAA GAAACCCCAATCCACAACATGCTTTTTCTGCACAACAATCCCTGAAGCGTCTTAGAGATGATGAGAGCAATGCTACAACAAATAAGAGTTCCCTTCAAG GAAATGGTTGCTCAGAACAAGAGTCACCTGCGCAGCTTCCTCTCAAACGCCACAGAGATGACAATGGAGAAGCCAGCACTACTAGCACATGA